A single region of the Chloroflexota bacterium genome encodes:
- a CDS encoding HAD-IC family P-type ATPase: MNAQWHNLSPSEALEALGSRRSGLDFTEARSRLLQYGPNELKGKKKTPPVIVFLRQFLSPLIYVLMVAAIISLIVEHFIDAGVILGVLVLNAAIGFIQEARAEKAMEALIQMAAPRARIRRDGNIRLISAREVVPGDMVLLETGDRVPADARLIEVSNLKVNEAMLTGESMPVDKSTDAIREDVPMAERKNMVHMGTIVNYGRATAMAVRTGMATDIGQIATAIQEIKPEKTPLQKNISKVSRYIVVLFLGICALLVAVGLLKGLDRLEIFLLAVAAAVSAIPEGLPTVVTVVLAVGMRIMARRNAIIRKLVAVETLGSATVICSDKTGTLTLNEMTVQRLYADGQWIEITGEGYIPHGEFRRDGQLIDPQNEPVINLILRIGALCNDSFLTRRDNDECCDIYGDPTEGALLVAATKAGMNKEKLEKAFPRLDEIPFQSEKQYMATLHPRDGGRVVYVKGSVEKMLALSKYRFKGGQVVPLTEKDADVIMQANTDMASQALRVIAAAYVELPSELEDLKDENIRGNLVFVGLAGMADLPREEAKEAVRLCKQAGIRVVMITGDHKVTAESIARQLELPPGKTVTGLELHQMSDEELYTQVEDVSVFARIEPLHKLRIVNALKSHGHVVAMTGDGVNDAPALKTANIGIAMGITGTDVAKESSDMILADDNFASVVAAVEEGRAIFNRLRNVLFFLLSTNLGELLALSLALLFVGKAPLLAVQIIWVNLVTDTTAAVPLGLEPKVGDELRQPPRHPGVGIIFPGLLLRIIFMATFMGVGVFLVFRWAEPRMSIEEARTITFCTIVAFEWFRAFNARSDVYTIFRLGILRNRWLLMSIAGAIVLQLIVVYAPFMQVAFSTVPLTADKWGIVLLAGGSLFVIEETRKTLFPGLFSLGRWRPLKKANA; the protein is encoded by the coding sequence ATGAACGCGCAGTGGCATAACCTCTCCCCCAGTGAAGCTCTTGAGGCACTTGGTTCTCGACGTTCCGGACTCGATTTTACCGAGGCCAGGTCCCGCCTGCTGCAGTATGGCCCTAATGAGCTGAAGGGCAAGAAGAAGACCCCGCCGGTAATAGTATTCCTGAGGCAGTTTCTCAGTCCTCTCATTTACGTTCTGATGGTCGCCGCCATCATTTCCCTCATCGTCGAGCATTTCATTGACGCCGGAGTTATTCTCGGCGTACTGGTGCTAAATGCCGCCATCGGCTTCATACAGGAGGCGCGCGCCGAAAAAGCAATGGAGGCGCTCATCCAGATGGCGGCGCCCAGGGCCCGCATCAGGCGTGATGGTAATATCAGGTTGATTTCCGCCCGAGAAGTTGTTCCCGGCGATATGGTGCTGCTGGAAACAGGCGACCGCGTCCCGGCCGACGCCAGACTCATTGAGGTATCCAATTTAAAGGTCAATGAAGCCATGCTCACCGGCGAATCCATGCCGGTAGATAAAAGCACCGATGCCATCCGCGAGGATGTACCCATGGCCGAGAGAAAGAACATGGTACACATGGGCACCATCGTCAATTACGGTCGGGCCACGGCCATGGCCGTCAGAACCGGCATGGCAACTGATATCGGTCAGATCGCCACCGCCATCCAGGAAATCAAGCCGGAGAAGACACCCCTCCAGAAAAACATAAGCAAGGTTAGTCGGTACATAGTTGTTCTCTTCCTCGGCATATGTGCCCTGCTGGTGGCGGTCGGTTTGCTCAAGGGACTGGACCGGCTGGAGATCTTCCTGCTGGCCGTGGCGGCAGCCGTTTCCGCCATACCGGAGGGCTTGCCCACCGTGGTGACCGTGGTGCTGGCGGTGGGCATGCGTATAATGGCCCGACGCAACGCCATCATCCGCAAACTGGTGGCCGTGGAGACTCTCGGCTCGGCCACCGTCATCTGCTCCGATAAAACCGGAACACTGACGCTGAACGAGATGACCGTGCAACGTCTGTATGCGGACGGCCAGTGGATTGAAATAACCGGCGAAGGCTACATTCCACATGGGGAATTCCGCCGCGATGGGCAGCTGATTGACCCGCAAAACGAGCCTGTAATCAACTTAATACTGCGTATAGGCGCGCTCTGCAACGACTCCTTCCTGACCAGACGGGATAATGATGAGTGCTGTGATATCTACGGCGACCCAACGGAGGGGGCATTGCTCGTTGCTGCGACCAAAGCGGGAATGAACAAGGAAAAACTGGAAAAAGCCTTCCCCCGCCTTGACGAAATCCCGTTTCAGAGTGAAAAGCAGTATATGGCCACTCTTCACCCGCGCGACGGTGGCCGGGTGGTCTATGTCAAGGGCTCGGTGGAAAAGATGCTGGCGCTCAGCAAGTATAGATTCAAAGGAGGCCAGGTTGTCCCCCTCACCGAAAAGGACGCCGATGTCATCATGCAGGCCAATACGGATATGGCCAGTCAGGCGTTAAGGGTTATTGCCGCCGCCTATGTCGAACTCCCGAGCGAGCTGGAGGATTTAAAGGACGAAAATATCAGAGGCAACCTGGTGTTTGTCGGCCTGGCGGGCATGGCTGACCTGCCTCGAGAGGAGGCAAAGGAAGCAGTACGGCTGTGCAAGCAGGCGGGCATCAGGGTGGTGATGATAACCGGCGACCATAAAGTCACCGCGGAATCAATCGCCCGTCAACTGGAACTGCCGCCAGGGAAAACGGTGACCGGCCTGGAGCTCCACCAGATGAGTGATGAAGAACTATATACCCAGGTGGAAGATGTTTCCGTTTTTGCCCGCATTGAGCCGCTGCACAAGCTCAGAATTGTAAACGCATTGAAGAGCCACGGCCACGTGGTTGCCATGACCGGCGACGGCGTCAATGATGCGCCGGCGTTGAAAACAGCCAATATCGGCATTGCCATGGGCATCACCGGCACAGATGTTGCCAAGGAAAGCTCGGACATGATACTGGCCGATGACAATTTCGCATCGGTGGTCGCTGCAGTGGAGGAAGGTAGAGCCATTTTCAACCGGCTGCGCAACGTCCTCTTTTTCCTGCTGAGCACCAACCTGGGAGAGCTCCTCGCCCTTTCTCTGGCACTCCTTTTCGTGGGCAAGGCACCTCTCCTGGCGGTTCAGATTATCTGGGTGAACCTGGTCACGGATACCACGGCGGCGGTGCCCCTTGGACTGGAACCAAAGGTCGGTGATGAACTTAGACAGCCACCCCGCCATCCCGGAGTGGGGATAATCTTCCCCGGTCTGCTCCTCCGCATCATCTTCATGGCTACATTCATGGGCGTGGGTGTATTTCTCGTTTTCCGCTGGGCGGAGCCCAGAATGAGCATAGAAGAAGCGCGCACCATTACCTTCTGCACCATAGTTGCTTTCGAGTGGTTCCGCGCCTTTAATGCGCGCTCCGATGTGTATACCATCTTCCGACTGGGCATCCTCCGCAACCGCTGGCTCCTCATGTCAATTGCCGGCGCCATAGTCCTCCAGTTAATCGTTGTCTACGCGCCATTCATGCAGGTAGCCTTCAGCACGGTACCGCTGACTGCGGATAAATGGGGGATAGTGCTCCTCGCCGGAGGCTCCCTGTTTGTCATCGAGGAAACCAGGAAAACACTGTTCCCCGGGCTCTTCAGTCTGGGCAGGTGGCGTCCATTGAAAAAAGCTAACGCTTGA
- a CDS encoding DinB family protein, producing MEWQALLIDGYGRILEVLERALRGMTPENLGQQPKPDCNSMGWLAWHLTRVQDGHIADLMEEAQLWISEGWHARFNRPPEPGDVGFGHSPEQVAAFKSPDAKILLDYHRAVLERTKRYIHSLSAGDLDRELDEPWYQPLPTIGVRLISVLADNLQHAGQIAYVRGLLKGKGWLGY from the coding sequence ATGGAATGGCAGGCATTACTTATTGATGGCTACGGCAGGATTCTGGAAGTGTTGGAGAGGGCGTTGCGGGGAATGACCCCTGAGAACCTGGGCCAGCAGCCCAAACCCGACTGCAACAGCATGGGCTGGCTTGCCTGGCATCTGACCCGGGTGCAGGACGGCCATATTGCCGACCTGATGGAAGAGGCGCAGCTCTGGATAAGCGAAGGATGGCATGCCAGGTTCAATCGACCACCCGAGCCTGGGGACGTCGGTTTCGGGCACAGCCCGGAACAGGTGGCAGCTTTCAAGTCACCCGATGCTAAGATATTGCTGGATTACCACCGTGCCGTGCTGGAGCGGACCAAACGCTACATCCATTCGCTTTCGGCAGGCGACCTTGACCGGGAACTCGACGAGCCATGGTATCAGCCGCTTCCCACGATAGGTGTACGCCTTATCAGCGTTCTCGCCGATAACCTTCAGCACGCTGGCCAGATAGCTTATGTTCGAGGCCTCCTGAAAGGAAAGGGCTGGCTGGGATATTAG
- a CDS encoding MFS transporter yields MSMHVGLIYSYGVFFKHLIADFGWSRAATSSVHSLFMISHGGFAIPVGWLADRFGPARVMATCAFIAGVGLALTSQVNTLWQFYVTYGLIFGIGESAGFTTTTSTTARWFIKRRGLALGIVASGAGLGTLIIAPVSERLITTFGWSTAYLVLAAATWAIMIPSALMLRRDPAEKGLRPYGKDEVITAVDNERQKEVTAGEKGIALKAAARYKPLWMLFIVYFLINFCLQMVMVHLVNYATDIGIASLIAATFISIVGIGSFVGRLLMGAASDRIGAYNALLVCCIIMLSTLAFLIFTRELWMFYLFAIVFGFAYGGEVPQMPVLVGRFFGLRAVATLVGVIVFGATSGGALGAWVGGQIFDVTQSYQLAFTIAAVTSFIAIVLTLILKKVRPVIQR; encoded by the coding sequence ATGTCGATGCACGTCGGGCTGATTTACAGCTACGGTGTCTTTTTCAAGCATCTAATTGCTGATTTTGGATGGAGCCGTGCGGCCACTTCTAGTGTGCACTCCCTGTTTATGATTTCCCATGGGGGCTTTGCCATCCCTGTGGGGTGGCTGGCTGATAGGTTCGGACCTGCCAGGGTGATGGCAACGTGCGCCTTCATTGCTGGCGTGGGGCTGGCGCTCACCAGTCAGGTCAATACGCTGTGGCAGTTTTATGTGACCTATGGCTTGATCTTTGGTATAGGCGAGAGCGCTGGTTTTACCACCACCACGTCAACCACCGCCCGCTGGTTTATCAAGCGTCGTGGACTGGCTCTGGGCATTGTCGCCAGCGGTGCCGGTCTGGGCACCCTGATTATAGCGCCAGTTTCTGAGCGCCTCATCACTACCTTCGGCTGGTCAACAGCATATCTGGTTCTGGCCGCGGCGACCTGGGCGATTATGATTCCAAGCGCGCTTATGCTGCGACGTGACCCTGCTGAAAAAGGACTTCGTCCCTATGGGAAGGATGAAGTAATTACAGCAGTAGATAACGAACGGCAGAAAGAAGTGACTGCTGGGGAAAAAGGCATCGCCTTGAAAGCGGCGGCACGGTATAAACCGCTCTGGATGCTCTTTATCGTCTATTTTCTAATCAATTTCTGTCTGCAGATGGTGATGGTGCACCTGGTGAACTACGCTACGGATATCGGGATTGCGTCACTGATTGCAGCCACCTTCATCAGTATCGTTGGTATCGGCAGCTTTGTCGGCCGGCTGCTCATGGGTGCCGCCTCCGACCGCATAGGCGCCTATAACGCCCTGCTGGTCTGCTGTATCATAATGCTGTCCACCCTTGCTTTTCTTATCTTTACCCGGGAGCTGTGGATGTTCTACCTTTTTGCCATTGTCTTCGGCTTTGCTTACGGCGGTGAAGTGCCGCAGATGCCGGTCTTAGTCGGGCGTTTCTTCGGTCTGCGCGCCGTGGCTACCTTGGTCGGGGTGATTGTTTTCGGGGCCACGAGTGGTGGCGCCCTCGGAGCCTGGGTGGGCGGTCAGATCTTTGATGTGACGCAGAGTTACCAGCTTGCTTTTACCATCGCCGCAGTTACCAGCTTTATTGCCATAGTGCTGACCCTGATACTGAAAAAGGTCAGGCCGGTTATCCAGAGATGA
- a CDS encoding pyruvate carboxylase subunit B, which translates to MGTPNNNPLKITDLTLRDGHQSNLATRMRTEDMLPIAEEMNKAGFYSMEVWGGATFDVACRFLNEDPWDRPRALKKLMPDTPLQMLLRGQNLVGYRNYADDLVIAFVHHAAECGIDIFRIFDALNDERNLETSCKAVKECGKHAQLSICYSLTEPKMGGPVFTLDYFLGKARILEDMGADSICIKDMAGLIAPDDAYTLVSALKKTVKLPIHLHTHYTSGMGSMSLLKAAEAGVDMIDTCVAPFALRTSHPAVEPLIAALRGTPRDPGLDLAQMLKIGDYIESVAPKYRDFLNTTRMSVIDTNVLVHQTPGGMISNLVSQLRQSNALDRLDEVYAEVPKVRKELGYPPLVTPTSQIVGVQAVQNVLAGRYKLVSTQVMDYCYGLYGKPPAPIDPEVQKMVLKFYKKGQEPITCRPADLIEPELDAARELVKDITDDIGDVITAAIYPITGLRFLKWKYGLEEPPAEVKAKTLEDVKREDELIAKAKAGQLVEKA; encoded by the coding sequence ATGGGTACGCCAAACAATAACCCTCTGAAAATCACCGATCTAACCTTGCGTGACGGGCATCAGTCGAACCTGGCCACCCGCATGCGAACCGAAGACATGCTGCCTATTGCCGAAGAGATGAACAAGGCCGGGTTTTACTCCATGGAGGTCTGGGGGGGCGCTACGTTCGACGTAGCCTGCCGCTTCCTGAACGAAGACCCGTGGGATAGACCGCGTGCCCTGAAAAAGTTAATGCCGGACACTCCCCTGCAGATGCTCCTTCGCGGGCAGAACTTGGTCGGCTACCGCAATTACGCCGATGACCTTGTAATAGCTTTTGTGCATCACGCCGCGGAATGTGGCATTGACATTTTCCGTATCTTTGATGCCCTCAATGATGAGCGTAACCTGGAGACCTCCTGCAAAGCCGTGAAGGAATGCGGCAAACATGCCCAGCTTTCCATCTGCTACTCCCTCACCGAGCCCAAAATGGGCGGACCGGTATTCACCCTCGATTATTTTCTGGGTAAGGCGCGTATCCTGGAGGACATGGGCGCCGACAGCATCTGCATCAAGGACATGGCGGGACTTATTGCCCCCGATGACGCTTATACACTCGTCTCTGCCCTGAAGAAAACGGTCAAGTTGCCCATTCACCTTCACACTCATTACACCAGTGGCATGGGGTCAATGTCCCTCCTCAAGGCAGCGGAAGCGGGGGTGGACATGATTGACACCTGCGTGGCACCTTTCGCCCTGCGCACCTCGCACCCGGCGGTGGAACCGCTCATTGCTGCCCTGCGGGGTACGCCACGCGACCCCGGCCTGGACCTGGCGCAAATGCTGAAAATTGGCGACTACATCGAGTCCGTCGCGCCGAAATATCGCGACTTCCTGAACACCACACGTATGTCGGTCATTGACACGAATGTCCTGGTGCATCAGACTCCCGGCGGCATGATTTCCAATCTGGTGTCGCAGCTCAGACAGTCCAATGCCCTGGACCGCCTTGACGAGGTATACGCAGAAGTGCCCAAGGTCAGAAAGGAACTCGGTTACCCGCCGCTGGTCACCCCGACCAGCCAGATTGTCGGGGTACAGGCAGTCCAGAACGTTCTTGCCGGCCGCTACAAGCTGGTCTCAACGCAGGTGATGGACTACTGTTACGGGCTTTACGGCAAACCACCGGCGCCGATAGACCCCGAGGTGCAGAAAATGGTCCTCAAATTCTACAAGAAAGGTCAGGAACCAATCACCTGTCGTCCGGCGGACCTCATCGAGCCCGAGCTTGACGCTGCCAGAGAGCTGGTCAAAGACATCACCGATGACATCGGTGATGTAATCACGGCAGCTATCTACCCGATAACCGGACTGCGTTTCCTGAAGTGGAAGTACGGTCTTGAAGAACCGCCCGCCGAGGTCAAGGCCAAGACCCTGGAAGACGTGAAGCGGGAAGACGAGCTTATCGCCAAGGCCAAGGCTGGCCAGCTCGTCGAGAAGGCATAA
- a CDS encoding DMT family transporter codes for MRVKAYLALLVGVVSVSFAAIFIRLAEAPPLVIAAYRLTIASLILIPLAYKKTIPSMKRLSGRDGLLLILSSFFLALHFALWITSLSYTSIASSVILVTCHPAFVAVISYFLWHEVLNRLTIGGMAIAFIGIVLINYGGFAFGSRAILGDVLALIAGFAMGGYLIIGGQLKARIEILPYLTVIYTGAAVILLLATAGFGYSFTGYSGTTYLMMVLLAIVPQLIGHSSFNLAVRLIPVTFVSVAILGEPIGATLLGYFILGEAPTAKEFIGGIFILAGIFIVLRQTPRYLGTK; via the coding sequence ATTAGAGTGAAAGCGTATCTTGCCCTGCTGGTCGGGGTGGTGTCAGTTTCCTTCGCGGCGATATTTATTCGCCTGGCGGAAGCGCCGCCGCTGGTCATCGCTGCCTATCGTTTGACCATAGCCTCGCTCATTCTCATCCCACTCGCCTATAAGAAGACGATACCGAGTATGAAGCGGCTGTCCGGGCGCGACGGTCTGCTTCTCATACTCTCGAGCTTCTTTCTGGCGCTGCACTTCGCGCTCTGGATAACTTCGCTCAGCTATACTTCCATTGCCAGTTCGGTTATCCTGGTGACCTGCCACCCGGCCTTTGTGGCGGTCATCTCCTACTTCCTCTGGCACGAGGTGCTGAACCGGCTGACCATCGGCGGCATGGCGATAGCTTTCATCGGCATAGTGCTGATTAACTACGGTGGCTTCGCCTTTGGTTCACGGGCCATTCTGGGAGATGTGCTGGCCCTCATCGCCGGCTTCGCTATGGGTGGTTACCTTATCATCGGCGGTCAGCTGAAAGCCAGAATCGAGATTTTGCCCTACCTGACCGTGATTTATACCGGGGCGGCAGTTATATTATTGCTGGCGACCGCTGGCTTTGGGTACTCTTTTACGGGTTATTCCGGCACGACCTACCTGATGATGGTTCTGCTGGCAATCGTCCCGCAGCTTATCGGGCACTCGAGTTTCAACCTGGCGGTGCGGCTGATACCGGTAACCTTTGTCTCGGTGGCCATTCTCGGCGAGCCAATCGGAGCGACTTTACTGGGCTATTTCATCCTGGGTGAGGCGCCCACGGCCAAAGAGTTCATCGGCGGCATCTTTATTCTGGCTGGCATTTTCATCGTCCTCAGACAGACTCCACGGTATCTGGGAACAAAGTAA
- a CDS encoding C-terminal binding protein — MKSGNTRFKVVLPLAPAGESEKYPQKFSELGAKFLGQRCENDDEFIALARDADVIITVGSIRPVPRKIIENLEQCRLISNTQIGYDSIDTAAAAERGILVTNVPDYCVGEVSDHAMALILACTRKVIPLDKSVRKGQWGLSASGVEIQQRIWPTMTRLEGQTLGLFGLGRVARALVPKARGFGLRIIAHDPYVAPEVARQMDVEMVDWKRLLNESDFISIHAALTEETRKIFSHDAFREMKDTACLINTARGGFVDEAALFQALKEGRIAMAALDVMDPEPPDPNSPLFTLENFISTSHSAFFSPDSEAERWHRPVLEVARVMRGEWPKAIVNPQAKEKYVSRWGTMKEPG; from the coding sequence TTGAAGAGCGGCAATACTCGCTTTAAAGTGGTGTTACCGTTGGCTCCTGCGGGAGAATCGGAGAAGTACCCTCAGAAGTTCAGCGAACTGGGCGCAAAGTTCCTTGGCCAGCGCTGTGAAAACGATGACGAGTTCATCGCACTGGCCAGGGATGCCGATGTCATAATTACCGTTGGCAGCATTCGTCCCGTACCCCGTAAAATTATTGAGAACCTGGAGCAGTGCCGGCTCATCAGCAATACCCAGATCGGTTATGACAGTATCGATACTGCAGCGGCGGCGGAACGTGGTATTCTGGTGACCAACGTGCCCGACTACTGCGTGGGAGAGGTATCTGACCACGCCATGGCATTGATTCTGGCCTGTACCCGTAAAGTTATCCCGCTGGATAAATCCGTCAGGAAAGGGCAGTGGGGGCTTTCCGCAAGCGGCGTAGAAATCCAACAGCGCATATGGCCGACCATGACTCGACTGGAGGGCCAGACGCTCGGCCTGTTCGGCTTAGGCAGAGTAGCACGGGCGCTCGTTCCCAAGGCCAGAGGGTTCGGATTGCGCATCATCGCCCATGACCCGTATGTAGCTCCAGAGGTCGCCCGGCAGATGGACGTGGAAATGGTGGACTGGAAGCGTCTGCTGAACGAGTCCGACTTTATTTCCATACACGCCGCGTTGACCGAAGAGACCAGAAAAATCTTCAGTCATGACGCTTTCAGGGAAATGAAGGACACCGCCTGCCTTATCAATACTGCCCGCGGCGGTTTTGTTGACGAGGCGGCGCTTTTTCAGGCCCTTAAAGAAGGCAGGATTGCCATGGCGGCACTGGATGTTATGGACCCCGAACCACCCGACCCCAACAGCCCCCTGTTCACTCTGGAGAATTTCATCAGCACCTCCCATTCCGCCTTCTTTTCTCCGGACTCTGAGGCGGAACGCTGGCACCGTCCTGTTCTGGAGGTGGCGAGGGTAATGCGCGGCGAATGGCCCAAAGCCATCGTCAATCCTCAGGCCAAAGAGAAATACGTCTCCAGATGGGGAACAATGAAGGAGCCCGGCTAA
- a CDS encoding C45 family peptidase, producing the protein MKPQVPVISVKGKPFERGKQYGSQVKGLIRKNLELYFDLWGSLWGARRPEVLKHCSSLVPVIGEYDAEILEEIQGIAQGADLSVEEIVALNARYEMTFAQSAVVGAGGGCTAIAAMPAVTKNGHTILGQNWDYKERFQGLSVILEIEQDGKPNIVTHTEAGVLVHKSMNSAGLGICINALVSSRDKFEATTPLFVVARSVLNADSLSRAIKAVLNAKVTVSFNFLIVHRDGEAIDLEVSPLDVGFLHPDGGILTHSNHFIALINRPDMVDIFKAIAPDTLFRAHRARHLIEEECGNIDVGSFQRVFRDHFSYPNSICRHVDNREEEPRHLATLSSAIMDLTARAFYLTEGAPCQNGYYKVTPKCLWQD; encoded by the coding sequence ATGAAACCACAAGTACCGGTTATTTCAGTAAAAGGGAAACCCTTTGAACGGGGTAAGCAGTACGGTTCTCAGGTGAAAGGCCTGATACGGAAAAATCTGGAGCTGTACTTTGACCTGTGGGGTTCGCTATGGGGTGCCAGGCGCCCTGAAGTGCTGAAGCATTGTTCCAGTCTGGTCCCTGTTATTGGCGAATATGACGCCGAGATACTGGAGGAAATACAGGGAATTGCCCAGGGAGCAGACCTGTCCGTTGAAGAAATAGTGGCGCTGAACGCCCGGTACGAGATGACATTCGCCCAGAGCGCGGTGGTGGGAGCAGGCGGTGGCTGCACCGCGATAGCCGCCATGCCCGCGGTGACCAAAAACGGCCACACCATTCTGGGGCAGAACTGGGACTACAAGGAGAGGTTCCAGGGACTGAGCGTTATCCTGGAAATAGAGCAGGATGGAAAGCCAAACATCGTAACCCATACTGAAGCTGGAGTGCTTGTCCATAAGAGCATGAATTCAGCCGGATTAGGGATTTGTATTAATGCCCTGGTATCAAGTCGGGATAAATTTGAAGCGACCACACCGCTGTTTGTGGTGGCGCGCAGTGTCCTCAATGCCGACAGCCTCAGCCGGGCGATAAAGGCCGTTTTGAATGCCAAAGTGACGGTATCATTTAATTTCCTCATTGTCCACCGCGATGGTGAGGCGATAGACCTGGAGGTATCGCCGTTAGACGTCGGCTTCCTGCATCCGGATGGCGGCATCCTCACACACAGCAATCATTTTATCGCCCTTATTAATCGCCCCGATATGGTCGACATCTTCAAGGCAATCGCTCCCGATACTCTGTTTCGTGCTCATAGGGCACGGCACCTTATCGAAGAGGAGTGTGGCAATATCGATGTTGGCAGCTTTCAGCGCGTGTTCCGCGACCACTTCAGCTATCCCAATTCCATCTGCCGACATGTTGATAATAGAGAAGAGGAGCCGCGGCATCTGGCCACGCTATCTTCTGCCATAATGGACCTGACGGCGAGGGCCTTTTACCTGACCGAGGGCGCGCCCTGCCAGAATGGATACTATAAGGTAACCCCAAAGTGTCTGTGGCAGGACTGA
- a CDS encoding radical SAM protein, with product MAHGIPLKTGIIYGPVRSRRLGRSLGLNVSPVRYKLCSFNCVYCQYGWTDIGTLDTVPYVRDFPTVEDFASALERVLVEQNNEGIDNITFSGNGEPTLHPQFAKLVDIAAALKKAHCPAARLGVLSNSSAVTMEKVRAALERLDFKIMKLDAGDVETFREINRPCPQVEYQDILASLKSMRNVTLQTMFVDGAFCNIGERQVTVWMERVGEIKPEKAQIYSLHRPSAASSLKEVPAEKLKEIAARTEDATGVDVEVVVAATPYRPHFSEPGQR from the coding sequence ATGGCACATGGTATCCCGCTGAAAACCGGCATCATTTACGGTCCGGTAAGGTCGCGGCGACTGGGTCGGTCACTCGGATTAAATGTTTCACCGGTGCGCTATAAACTCTGTTCCTTCAACTGCGTGTACTGCCAGTATGGCTGGACCGATATCGGCACGCTTGACACGGTGCCATATGTGAGGGACTTTCCGACCGTAGAGGATTTTGCCAGCGCACTGGAGCGCGTGCTTGTCGAGCAGAATAACGAGGGAATAGACAACATCACGTTCTCCGGAAATGGAGAACCCACACTGCACCCTCAGTTCGCTAAACTTGTAGATATCGCTGCTGCGTTGAAGAAAGCGCATTGCCCTGCAGCCCGTCTCGGTGTTCTGTCGAATTCCTCAGCCGTGACGATGGAGAAGGTGCGTGCCGCATTGGAGAGGCTGGACTTCAAGATAATGAAGCTCGACGCCGGAGACGTTGAGACATTTCGGGAGATAAACCGCCCCTGCCCGCAGGTTGAATATCAGGATATATTGGCAAGTTTGAAATCTATGCGGAATGTCACCCTGCAGACGATGTTCGTTGACGGGGCATTTTGCAATATCGGTGAGCGGCAGGTGACGGTGTGGATGGAACGCGTTGGTGAAATAAAGCCCGAAAAAGCCCAGATTTATTCCCTTCACCGACCGTCCGCGGCTTCATCACTAAAGGAAGTTCCGGCGGAAAAGCTGAAGGAAATCGCTGCCAGGACCGAAGACGCAACCGGGGTTGACGTGGAAGTGGTTGTGGCCGCCACGCCGTATCGCCCCCATTTCAGCGAGCCAGGGCAGAGATAG
- a CDS encoding MFS transporter: MMALLSPLLPFIRNDFTLSYTQIGGLLFAYNIAYGISQLPAGWAADRLGPRIMLTVGVAGVAFAGLLIGLSPNYVVLALFLVILGLVGGGYHPAASPLVSASVKPERRGIALGIHQIGGTGSFFLAPLIAAGIASALGWRGTFLAISIPAIAFGIVFYMFLGRMGYTNTARKKAADASATGPPEPRDLRRLSAFIALGIASMVLVYSSLQFVPLYAVDVLGTSEEWGGAMLSIAFFGGLWGGPLGGYLSDRFGRVPVIIAVGLVAGPAIYFLNLASLGVGFYAVLLIMGTAMHVGMPVVEAYIISHVSPQKRSTVLGIYYMGSRGGPAITLLIGYLLDQYGFYATYTGVSVVLVTIALACAALLWGKRG, translated from the coding sequence ATGATGGCATTGCTTTCGCCTCTCCTGCCCTTTATCCGTAACGATTTTACCCTCTCCTATACTCAGATAGGCGGATTGCTTTTTGCCTATAACATTGCCTACGGCATCAGCCAGCTTCCCGCCGGCTGGGCGGCTGACCGCCTTGGCCCACGCATTATGCTCACTGTCGGCGTTGCCGGAGTGGCGTTTGCCGGGCTGTTGATTGGCCTCTCTCCGAACTACGTTGTCCTGGCGCTTTTCCTTGTTATCCTGGGGCTGGTGGGGGGTGGTTACCACCCCGCCGCATCACCGCTGGTCTCCGCTTCTGTTAAGCCAGAGCGCCGTGGCATAGCGCTGGGCATCCATCAGATTGGGGGTACGGGCAGTTTCTTTCTGGCGCCATTGATTGCCGCCGGTATCGCCAGTGCCCTGGGGTGGCGTGGCACTTTCCTTGCCATATCAATACCTGCCATCGCCTTCGGGATAGTCTTCTACATGTTCCTGGGGCGGATGGGGTATACCAATACCGCTCGAAAGAAGGCAGCCGACGCTTCGGCTACAGGACCACCTGAACCGCGTGACCTGCGCCGGCTGTCAGCGTTCATAGCTTTAGGTATTGCCAGCATGGTCCTGGTATATTCCTCTCTCCAATTCGTTCCACTCTATGCAGTTGATGTGCTCGGTACCAGCGAAGAGTGGGGTGGTGCTATGCTGTCCATCGCCTTCTTCGGCGGTCTCTGGGGTGGGCCTCTGGGTGGCTATCTATCGGACCGTTTTGGGAGGGTACCGGTGATAATCGCCGTCGGCCTCGTTGCCGGGCCAGCCATTTATTTCTTGAATCTGGCATCTCTGGGCGTAGGCTTCTACGCTGTACTGCTCATCATGGGTACGGCGATGCATGTCGGCATGCCGGTGGTGGAAGCCTACATCATCAGCCATGTGTCACCGCAGAAACGTTCCACAGTGCTCGGCATCTACTATATGGGAAGTCGGGGAGGCCCGGCGATAACGCTGCTGATTGGTTATCTCCTTGATCAATATGGTTTCTACGCCACCTATACGGGGGTGTCGGTGGTGTTGGTCACCATAGCGCTGGCCTGCGCGGCACTGCTCTGGGGCAAGCGCGGGTGA